In Crinalium epipsammum PCC 9333, the following are encoded in one genomic region:
- a CDS encoding Uma2 family endonuclease, with amino-acid sequence MIAAKENFSTLTPEEYFTWEEQQLEKHELINGQVYAMSGGSVNHSRIAVRFTTLIDTHLDGSNCITGNSDLRINIVGTNNYTYPDASVTCDDRDKTTTQYITYPCLIVEILSKSTEAYDRGGKFRMYRNNPALQDYLLVSSTSIEMDLYHKNEAGDWLIINYKAGDTIKLKSINLNFPIEQVYRSLTLEPENEG; translated from the coding sequence CACTTGGGAAGAACAGCAGCTAGAAAAGCATGAATTGATCAACGGTCAAGTTTATGCCATGAGCGGCGGTAGTGTAAATCACAGTCGCATAGCAGTACGCTTTACTACCCTGATTGATACGCATTTAGACGGTAGCAACTGTATTACTGGTAACTCTGACCTGCGAATTAACATTGTTGGTACAAATAACTACACCTACCCAGATGCTAGCGTCACGTGCGACGATCGCGACAAAACCACCACCCAATACATCACCTACCCCTGCTTAATCGTCGAAATACTCTCAAAAAGTACCGAAGCCTACGACAGAGGCGGCAAATTCAGAATGTATCGCAACAATCCAGCCTTACAAGATTACTTATTAGTAAGTTCCACTAGCATCGAAATGGACTTATATCATAAAAATGAAGCAGGTGACTGGTTGATTATCAACTACAAAGCAGGCGACACGATCAAACTTAAAAGCATTAACCTCAATTTTCCAATTGAGCAAGTCTATCGCAGTTTAACTCTTGAACCAGAGAATGAAGGCTAA
- a CDS encoding SDR family oxidoreductase: MQLAEKVALITGAGSGIAKATALLFAKEGAKVAALGRTEEELNKTVAQIQAAGGEAIPVTADISQPEQMQQAVQQIVNQWGRLDIVFANAGINGVWASLEELEPEEWDKTLNINLKGTFLTVKYAVPYLKKQGGSVIVTSSVNGTRIFSNTGATAYACSKAAQVAFTKMAALELAEHRIRVNVICPGAITTSIDENTERRDVEEIKEEVEYPEGEIPLTDGKPGTSEQVAQLVLFLASDASSHVTGTEVWIDGGQSLLVG; this comes from the coding sequence ATGCAACTGGCAGAAAAAGTCGCATTGATTACTGGTGCTGGTTCCGGTATCGCTAAGGCAACAGCGTTGTTGTTTGCCAAAGAAGGCGCAAAAGTAGCGGCACTAGGTCGGACGGAGGAAGAATTAAACAAAACAGTAGCCCAAATTCAAGCTGCTGGCGGTGAAGCAATACCAGTTACAGCAGATATCTCTCAACCAGAACAGATGCAACAAGCTGTACAGCAGATTGTCAATCAATGGGGGCGCTTGGATATTGTCTTTGCCAATGCTGGAATTAATGGGGTTTGGGCATCGTTGGAAGAGTTGGAGCCAGAAGAATGGGATAAAACCCTAAATATTAACCTAAAAGGTACATTTTTGACGGTTAAATATGCTGTGCCTTATCTCAAAAAACAAGGTGGCTCGGTAATTGTCACCTCCTCGGTTAATGGCACTCGTATATTCAGCAATACTGGTGCTACCGCTTATGCTTGTTCTAAGGCTGCCCAAGTAGCTTTTACTAAAATGGCGGCGTTAGAACTTGCTGAACACCGTATCCGTGTAAATGTGATTTGCCCAGGGGCAATTACAACCAGTATTGACGAAAATACAGAGCGACGGGATGTGGAGGAGATTAAGGAAGAAGTTGAGTATCCTGAAGGAGAAATCCCTCTAACAGATGGTAAGCCTGGGACTTCTGAACAGGTAGCCCAACTGGTGCTATTTTTAGCCTCAGATGCCTCTAGCCACGTTACTGGAACTGAGGTTTGGATTGACGGAGGACAATCGCTACTGGTTGGTTAA